Within Halarchaeum grantii, the genomic segment GGCGATTTCAGCCATCAACCAGCAGAAACTCGCACCGCCTCGCTTTTCAGCCTTAACTAAACACCGCGTCTGCCACACCACCGCGTATGGCCCGCCGCGCCCTCCTCTGCTGCGTTATCCTCGTCGCGGGACTCGCCGTCGTCGCGACGCCCGCCGCCGCGCGCCCGCCGCCACAGCCCGTCTCGGGCTTCGACGGGTTCGGAGACGACGCGTACGCGCCCGTGAACTACCCATCGACGGACACGGCGGACGTCACCGTTGACGTCGCCGTCCACGCGAACGGCACGAGCACGTGGACGGAGTCGACGACGCTCACCGATCCCGACGCCGCCGACGCCTTCCGCGAGAACGCGAGCCTTCGGGAAACCGTCGTCGCCGCCCGCTTCGCCCACCGGTTCGACCGCGACACCGCACACCTCCGCTCGCGCGTCGCGAACGACACGCTCGTCGTCACCTATCGCCTCGACGGCGTCGTTCACGAGGCCGGCGGCGGCGTCCTCCTCGCGCCGTTCGCCGACTACACCAACGACTACTACCCGGGCGACGCGGACGTGACCATCGAGGCGCCAGCGGGCGACCGGGTCACCGGCCACCCGGAGGCGATGGTCGTCGCGGACGGCGGCACGACGCTCCGCTGGAACGCATCGACCGGTGTCGGTGACGCCGGCGTCTCGCCCGGCCTCGTGACGTTCACACCGGCGGGCGCGGCGTTCCCGGGCGTTCGCGCGGAACTCGTCGTCCTCGCTACCTACGGCCTCCCGACGCTCGGCGTCGGCGGCGTCTACGCGCTCCTCGTCGGCGTCCCGTTCGGCCTCCTCCTCAGCGGCGTCCCGCGACTCGCCGGCCGCGCCAGCCGAGACGTCCGCGCGAGCGTGCTCGCCGTCGGCCTCGCCGTCTCGCTCGTCGGCGTCGGCGTGCACGTCGTCGCGCGGCGCGTGCGCTAGCGTCGCCAGTGCGAAGCGTTTAATCGACCTCCCACGGAAGCCCCGTGCATGAAGCGGCTCATCATCCACGGGGACCCCGGCGTGCGCAACGGCGCCGTCATCGAGCGCGACGGCGACGAGAAGGTCCTGTTCGGCGTGACCCGCAACGGCGACTGGCACGGCCCCGAGCGCGTCCAGCTCTGGTGCGTCATGGGCGACCGCGAGGAGTACGAGGACTACGAGAAGCGCAACTACATCCCCCACTGGCTCGACGTCGAAACCGTCGACGCCGAGGACGTCACCGTCGTCACCGAGTCGGAGACGTCGCTCTCCTTCGACTGAGAACGCGGTCTTTCCGCGTGGATGCCGCTACACGAGTAGTGACGATATCGGGCGAGGGAACCCGCCGAGACGAATCGAGTCCGACAGAAGGCGATGGGCCGTCGAAGTGATGGCACGTCGAAGCACGGCGCTTCGAGGCGTGAGTGCAGGAGAAGTAGCGGGAGGTAGATTTGAACTACCGATCTCCGGGTTATGAGCCCGGCGGAATCTCCTGGCTATCCCATCCCGCTGATTCTTCGTAACGCCCTCCTGCGGATAAGGCTTGCGAAGGGCGGTGCCGTGTGGCAGTTTCTACCTCGGCTCAGAGGTCGAGTTCGTCCGCGAACGCCTCGGCGGCGGCGGCCGAGGATTCGGGCCCGCGCGCAGTGACGAGGTCGCCGTCGACCGTGACCGACGCGTCCGCGTCGAGTTCGGCGTCCCACTCGGCGCCCGCCGCGACGACCTCGTCCTCGACCCAGTAGGGGAGCTTACGCCCGTCCGGGAGGCGGTCGTGCTCGTCGACGATTCCCTCCTCCCACGCGTTCGGGAAGCCCGTGACCGACCGCCCCGCAACGAGGAAGTCGCCGTCGGAGTCGCGCGTGAACGCGAGGATGCCGACGGCGTGACAGACGACGAGCGCCTTCCCGTCGTCGCCGGCGACGCTCTCGCGGAGGAGGCCGCGGGCGTCGCGGTCCTGATTCACGTCCCACGCCGTCCCGTGTCCGCCCGGGAAGACGACCGCGTCGTAGTCCCCGGCATCCACTGCGGCGAGCGGTTCGGGGTCGTTCAGGCGCTCGTCGCTCTCGTGAACGTCGAGGACCCAGTCGGCCGTCTCCTCGCCGACGCTCTCCGGGTCGACCGAGCGCTCGTCCACCACCGGCGGCTCACCGGTCGGCGTCGCGACCGTGACCTCGGCGCCGCGCTCGTCCAGCGTCGTGAGCGGCTCGATACACTCCTCTCCCCAGTAGCCTTCTTCGCTGACGACGAACAGAACAGACGTCATACACCCACCCGTTCGTGCGTCCCGCGCAAAACAGTGTCTTCGGTCGTGGCGCTTGCCGCCTCCACGCGTCGGCGGCGCGCGTCTCCGCGAGCGTCAGTCGTCGCCGTGCTCGTCCGTGATGACGACCTCGCCGTCGACGACGTCGACGTTGATGAGCGTCTTCACGTCGACCCCCGAGTCGTCGAGTTCGTTCGGGCCCTCCTTCTTGATGACGGCGACGACGTCGGAGACGTCCGCGCCGATGTGGTCGAGGGCGTCCGTGATCGCGCGCAGCGTCCCGCCCGTCGAGAGGACGTCGTCGAGGACGAGCACGCGGTCGCCCTCGAAGACGTCGTTGATGTACATCTCGGACTCCGAGTAGCCCGTCTGCTGCGTGAGCGAGACCTCGCCGTCGAGACCGTACTGCCGCTTGCGGATGACCACCAGGGGAATGTCGGTCATCAGCGACACCGCCGTCGAGATGTGGATACCCATCGCGGCGGGCGTGACGATCTTGTCGACGTCCTCGATCTCGGCCTTCCGGATGATGCGGATGACGATCTCCCGGAGGAGCTCGGGTTCGAGCATCGGGACGCCGTCGCTGATCGGGTGTACGAAGTAGTGATACCCTTCCTTCTCGATGATCGGCGCATCGAGCAGCGACTGCTTCAGTCTATCCATGTCGCCTCTTCTCGCGCGAGCAATAAAGCCTGACGGAACTTTCGGCGCTTCGATAGCGTGTACCGTAGCGCAGTGACACTACCGCACGCGACACCCTCACGGCCTCGCCCAGCGCGACGATGGGCGCTACACCGTCCTCTCCTCGTGGGAAGGCCCGACGCCCGAGTCGGGTACGTTTATGCCGCCGTCGCGGATACCTCCGCTATGCCTCGCTGGACCGCCGCCGAGTACGAGAACCCGCTCGCCGTCCTCTTCGTCTGGGTGAGCGCACTCCTCCCGTGGGAAGTCGCCTCCGCGACCCTCTCGAATCCCGACGTCTCCGTCCTCTTCGTCCGCTGGCCGCTCTTCCAGTTGCGTCGCGTCACCAGTCGCATCGACGGCGCCAGCGACCTCATGTTCACCACCTCCGTCGGCGCCTACCAGTACCAGGGAACGACGACCATTGCCACCGGCTACCTCGTCTGGAGCGTCGTCTCCGTCGCCTTCCTCGCGCTCCTCGCGTTCAGTGTCGCCTTCTACCTCGAGGAGGACGCCGTCATCGACCGACTCGACCGCCCCGCGCGACTCGTCGGCGCCGCGCTCTGCTGCACCGGCCTCGGCTACCTCGTCGCCGCCAGCGCCATCTATCGGACGGGATTCGCCGGCCTCCACGTCCCACTCGGCGCGCTCTTCCAACTCGCCTTCGGCGTCCTCCTCCTCACCAACGACCCCGCCTGAGCGAACCGTTCGCGATAAGTGAGCCCCGGCCGACGGGCCCGTATGGACCTCCCCACGGTCGCCGCCGGCGTCGGCGTCGGAATCGTCCTCCTCGCCGCCCTCGCCGTCTGGTGGCGCCGCCGAACCGCCGAGCGGCGCGCCTCGAAGCGCGCGCACGACGCCGCCCAAGAACGCGACCCGCCCGTCGAGATCGGCGAGACCTACGAGTTCGGCGTCACCGACTTCAGCGACCACCACTCCGGCGAACGCGTCGCCGTCGGCAAAGTCGAGGGCTTCGTCCTCTTCACCGAAGACGTCCCCGATGACCTCGCCGAAGGCGACGTCATCCGCGCCAAGGTCACGTCCTTCAACAGCGGCCGCACCTCCGCCGACGCGATCTACCGAGAGCGCGCCTAACCGTCTCCCGAAAAGAGCCCTCGTGGACGACACGCATCGCTCGACGATCTGTATCGGAGTAGAAATGGGGCCGGAGGGATTTGAACCCCCGATCGACTGATATCTCCGGTGCGCCTCGGAACTCCAGAGGGTCGTCGTCGCGAGCCGATGATCAGTCGGTCGCTCGGTATACCAGTCTGGAATTTCGTCCCGGGCGCGTGGCCTCTGGAGTCAGTCGCCATCCCTGGCTTGGCCACAGCCCCTCGCATCGCTTCGTATGCCGATTCTGCCTAAATGGGTTTCGATTCAGTCCCGGTCGGTCTCGCTCCAGTCGCACTCCTGGCACTTGCGGCCGACGACGTACTCGGTGATGCTGGGCATGTAGCCGACTTCGAGGACGTCGCCGCCGCAGTTCGGGCACTCCCGGTCGGTGTCCTCGATGGCTTCGGCTTCCATGACGTCGCCGTCCTCGATGAGTTCGGCGAGGTGCTGGGGCGTGACCATGCGGCCCTGCACGACGCGGGTATCGGGCATACGCGTAGCGTGCGACCCGAAGGCGGGTAAGCGCTCCGCTCCGGTCTACAGCCAGGGGGCGCGTTCGTCGGCGCCGTCCTCGCCGGGGTACCCGTAGGGGGCGGGGCCGTCTTCGGCGGGTTCCTCTTCGCCGCCGTCGGTGGTCGCGGCGGCGGGAACGGCGTCCGCTTGGCCGGGTTCGATGGCGAGGAGGCCGGCGAGCGCGAAGACGGGGAGGGCGGCGCCGTCGGGAACGATGCCGAAGAGCGAGAGCGCGAGAGTGCCGAGGGCGACGGCGCTCCCGAAGCGGAAGCGGTCGATGTCGAGGAGGCGCCGGAGGTGGGGTTCGAGGAGCGCGACGCCGAGCGCGAACGCGACGGCGACGGTGGCGGCGCCGGCGGCGCCGGCGACGATCGTGGGATCGACGTCGACGACGAGCGCGAACGACGACGGCCGGACGCTCGCGAGGAGCCCGAGCGCGACGATGACACCGGGGCTGGGGAGGTAGTCACCAATGCGCGTGCTCGCGGTCTTCGCGGCGATGGCGAGCACGACGAAGGCGGCGAAGCGCTCGAAGACCCCCGTGTCGAGGAGGCTCGCGACGGTGGGGGCGAGCGCGGCGACGGCGAGCGACCCGAGGACGAGCGGGACGCCGACGAGGAGGACGGACTGAGCCTTCTCGCGGCGACTCCCCTGCATGTCGACGAGGACGACGGCGACGGTGGCGCTCCCGCCGAAGACGAGCAGGCCGATCTGGAGGATGCCCGTAGGTATGACGAGCGACCCGACGGTCGTCGTCTGGGTGAGCGCGCCGCTGAGGACGAGCGCGGCGAAGATGCCGTCGACGAGCGGGAGGAGCATGACGGTGGCGAGGAGTCGCGTCGCGCCGCCGACACGCTGCTCTAGGCGAAGGGCGATGGGGTGCCGTGAGATGCTCATCGCTCAGGCTGGATGGCCGTCACCATCGGCCGAGCGGTGATATCCCCGACGATGCGGCGATGACTCGACAGCCATCTGCCGCCGCCAGAAGGTGGTGGCTCCCGTAAATGTCCCGGTGGTCTCGCAGAGTTTTGTAAAGTCGCCGGAGCGCTGGAGCTGGTTGCCGGCGATGCGGACTGCGACGGGACCGTGGGAGTCCATACGTGAGTGTTTCCGGTTCACGTCCATAAACGTTGTGTGACACGAGTGGCCACGTAGCGTCCGATCGTCACGGGAACGCCGCCCACAAGACACGATAGCACACAAATACCCTATCTAAACTGACGTCCGGTCAAATTTCGAGTTCTCGCGGCCGGATCGTACACGTTCGTTCACGAACGGTGGTCGAACGTGGAGCGCTCGCACGGCAATGCTTGCCTCTGGATATGCACGACCGTGACAGTATCACACCCGATTCTCCGCCGGTTACGGAACGTTTTTGCGTATCGCGCGAACACGGTTTACATGGCGAACGACGAGCGATCACGCACCCGATTCTCCGACAAACTCGACGTCCCCGAAGCGCTCACGTTCGACGACGTGTTGCTCCGGCCCGCCGAGAGCCGCGTCGAACCGGACGAGGCCGACGTCTCCACGCGCGTCTCGCGAAACGTCTCGATCAACGTCCCCATTCTCTCCGCCGCGATGGACACCGTCACGGAGAGCGAACTCGCCATCGCGATGGCGCGCGAGGGCGGCCTCGGCGTCCTCCACCAGAACCTCGACGACGACGAACTCGTCGCCGAGATCGAGCGCGTGAAGCGCGCGGACGAGCTCGTCATCCGCCGCGAGGACGTTGTCACCGCCGCCCCCGAGCAGACCATCGACGAGGTCGACGCGATGATGGAGCACGAAGGCGTCTCCGGCGCGCCCGTCGTCGACGACGACGACACGGTGTTGGGGATCATCTCCGGCACCGACATCCGCCCCTACCTCGAGGTCGGCGAGGAGGACACCGTCCGGGAGGCGATGACGGACGAAGTCATCACCGCGAGCGAGGACGTCGACGCGCGCGACGCCCTCGAACTCATGTACGAGCACAAGATCGAGCGCGTCCCCATCGTGGACGAGGACGACCGGCTCGTCGGCCTCGTCACGATGCAGGGCATCCTCGCGCGCCGCGAGCACGAGGACGCCGCGCGCGACGACGAGGGCGGCCTCCGCGTCGGCGTCGCCGTCGGCCCCTTCGACGTCGAGCGCGCGAAAGCCGCCGACGGGGCGGGCGCGGACGTCGTCTTCATCGACTGCGCGCACGCGCACAACCTGAACGTCATCGACTCCGCCCGCGAGATCAAGGCGGAGATCGACGCTGACGTCGTCGTCGGGAACGTCGGCACCGCCGAGGCCGCCGAGGACATCGTGGACTTCGCGGACGGCATCAAGGTCGGCATCGGCCCCGGTTCCATCTGCACGACGCGCGTCGTCTCCGGCGCCGGGATGCCCCAGATCACCGCCGTCTCGCAGGTCGCCGACGTCGCCGCCGACTACGACGTCCCCGTCATCGCCGACGGCGGCATTCGCTACTCCGGCGACGCCGCGAAGGCGTTCGCCGCCGGGGCGGACGCCGTGATGCTCGGCTCCTACTTCGCCGGCACCGACGAGGCCCCCGGGCGAGTCATCACCATGAACGGCAAGAAGTACAAGCAGTACCGCGGCATGGGGTCGGTCGGCGCGATGCAGTCCGGCGGCGGCGAGCGCTACCTCAAGGAGGACGACGAGGACGAGGAGTACGTCCCCGAGGGCGTCGAGGCCGCGACGCCGTACAAGGGCCCGCTCGCGAGCGAGCTCCACCAGCTCGTCGGCGGCATCCAATCGGGGATGGGCTACGTCGGCGCCGCGACAATCGCCGAGTTCAAGAACGACTCCGAGTTCGTCCGCGTCTCCTCGGCCGGCCAGACCGAGGGCCACGCCCACGACGTCATGATCACGGACGAAGCGCCGAACTACAGCCCGGGCGACAACTAGCGCTCCGCCGCGAGTTCGTCCGCGACGCGCAGTCCCAGTCCGTCCTTCGTTCCGGTGTACTCCTCGTAGCCGTCCGCGCGCACGACGAGCGCGCGAGTTTCCTCGCGACCCATGACGCTCGCGTCGTTCGCGACGACGAACGCGAGACCCGCGCGCTCCATGATGCGGCGCGCTTGGGCGACCATCGCGTCGTCGTCGCCGCTCGTCTCCGCCTTGAACCCGACGAGCGTGAGGTCGGGGTGGGCCTCGCGGACGGCATCGAGGAGCTTCGGCGTCGGCGCGAGCTCGAGGACGAGTTCGCCGCCGCTCCGTATCTTCTCCTCGGCCGGTTCGACGGTGTAGTCGGAGATGGCGGCGACGGAGCAGACGGCGTCGGCGTCGGCGCAGGCCTCGAGGACGGCGTCGAGCATCTCCTCGGCCGACTCGACGTGCGTCACGGCCGCGTACGGGACGTCCTCGCCGTCGTGAACGAGCGTGACGTCCGCGCCCCGGACGTAGCAGGCGCGCGCGACGGCGCGGCCGGTGCGGCCCGAGGCGCGGTTCGTCAACACGCGCACGGGGTCGATGCGCTCGCTCGTCGCGCCCGACGTGACGACGACGTGGTCGCCGTCGAGGGGGCGGTCGCCGGCGGCGCGCGCGACGTCGAGGCAGATGGCGTCGACGCTCGCGATCTTCGCTTTCCCCTCCTCGACGCGCGGGTCGACGAAGTCGACGCCCCACGACTCGACGCGCTCGATGCTCTCCAGCACGCCGGGATGGTCGTACATCGGCTCGTGCATCGCGGGCGCGACGACGACGGGGACGCCCGCGCCGAGCGCCGTCGTCGCCGTCGTCGTGACCGGCGTGTCGTCGACGGCGGCCGCCATCTTCCCGACGGTGTTCGCGGTCGCGGGCGCGACCAAGTAGACGTCCGCCCACCCCTCGACCCCGCAGAGCTCGACGTGCTCGACGGCGCCCGTGATCTCGGTGACGACGTCGCGCTCGGTGGCGAACTCGACGGCCCACGGGTGGACGATACCGCGCGCGCTCTCCGACATGACGGCGCGGACGGACGCGCCGCGCCGCCGGAGCTCGTGCGCGAGTTCGACCACCTTCACCGCCGCGATGCTCCCGGTGACGCCGAGCGCGACGTTCACACCCTCTAGCATGGCTCAGTCTCCGCGTCCGCGACAGTAAAACCGTCCGCCTTCCGCCCTACTCGTCCGCGTCGTCGGCGACGCTCGGATGCATGGTCGGTTCCTCGGGGTGGCGCTCGTCGAACGCCTCCCGCATGCGCGCCATCGCGTCGCGCTCGCGTTCCGCGCGCTCGCCCTCGTCGATCTCCTCGACGCCCGGCGGGACGTCGCGCCCGCGGCCCGTGAAGTAGCCCTCGGGGGCGACCCAGTCGTGGTAGTAGGGGACGTCGGAGTCCTCGACGACGGACAGGCCGACCTTCGCGCCGTGGCCGGCGACGATGGCGGCCTGATGGGGTTCGGCGGCGAGGCGGCCCGCGACGTAGAGGCCCGCCACGTCGGTCCGCCCGCGGTCGTCGGCCCGAACGTACGTCTTCGAGCCGTGCTGGTCGCGGTCGAGGTCGAAGCCGTCGAGGTAGCCGGGGTTCGACTTCGTCGCCGCGATCGCGTAGTCGCCCGCGTAGGCCTCGTCGCCCGCCGTGTCGGCGACGAACCGACCCTCAGAACGTCGCAGGGAGACGACTTCGCCGGTGACGAGGTCGGCGCCAGCCTCCGTCGCTTGCTCCTCGAGGAGGTCGAGGAACGTCCGGGAGTTCACGCCCGCCGGGAAGCCGGGGACGTTCTCGAGGTGGCCGTTGCGCCGGAGGATGGACTCGCCGGCG encodes:
- a CDS encoding HAH_0734 family protein, yielding MKRLIIHGDPGVRNGAVIERDGDEKVLFGVTRNGDWHGPERVQLWCVMGDREEYEDYEKRNYIPHWLDVETVDAEDVTVVTESETSLSFD
- a CDS encoding type 1 glutamine amidotransferase domain-containing protein; translated protein: MTSVLFVVSEEGYWGEECIEPLTTLDERGAEVTVATPTGEPPVVDERSVDPESVGEETADWVLDVHESDERLNDPEPLAAVDAGDYDAVVFPGGHGTAWDVNQDRDARGLLRESVAGDDGKALVVCHAVGILAFTRDSDGDFLVAGRSVTGFPNAWEEGIVDEHDRLPDGRKLPYWVEDEVVAAGAEWDAELDADASVTVDGDLVTARGPESSAAAAEAFADELDL
- the hpt gene encoding hypoxanthine/guanine phosphoribosyltransferase; protein product: MDRLKQSLLDAPIIEKEGYHYFVHPISDGVPMLEPELLREIVIRIIRKAEIEDVDKIVTPAAMGIHISTAVSLMTDIPLVVIRKRQYGLDGEVSLTQQTGYSESEMYINDVFEGDRVLVLDDVLSTGGTLRAITDALDHIGADVSDVVAVIKKEGPNELDDSGVDVKTLINVDVVDGEVVITDEHGDD
- a CDS encoding DUF7549 family protein: MPRWTAAEYENPLAVLFVWVSALLPWEVASATLSNPDVSVLFVRWPLFQLRRVTSRIDGASDLMFTTSVGAYQYQGTTTIATGYLVWSVVSVAFLALLAFSVAFYLEEDAVIDRLDRPARLVGAALCCTGLGYLVAASAIYRTGFAGLHVPLGALFQLAFGVLLLTNDPA
- a CDS encoding TRAM domain-containing protein, translating into MDLPTVAAGVGVGIVLLAALAVWWRRRTAERRASKRAHDAAQERDPPVEIGETYEFGVTDFSDHHSGERVAVGKVEGFVLFTEDVPDDLAEGDVIRAKVTSFNSGRTSADAIYRERA
- a CDS encoding DUF5795 family protein, with the protein product MPDTRVVQGRMVTPQHLAELIEDGDVMEAEAIEDTDRECPNCGGDVLEVGYMPSITEYVVGRKCQECDWSETDRD
- a CDS encoding DUF5794 domain-containing protein, producing the protein MSISRHPIALRLEQRVGGATRLLATVMLLPLVDGIFAALVLSGALTQTTTVGSLVIPTGILQIGLLVFGGSATVAVVLVDMQGSRREKAQSVLLVGVPLVLGSLAVAALAPTVASLLDTGVFERFAAFVVLAIAAKTASTRIGDYLPSPGVIVALGLLASVRPSSFALVVDVDPTIVAGAAGAATVAVAFALGVALLEPHLRRLLDIDRFRFGSAVALGTLALSLFGIVPDGAALPVFALAGLLAIEPGQADAVPAAATTDGGEEEPAEDGPAPYGYPGEDGADERAPWL
- the guaB gene encoding IMP dehydrogenase translates to MANDERSRTRFSDKLDVPEALTFDDVLLRPAESRVEPDEADVSTRVSRNVSINVPILSAAMDTVTESELAIAMAREGGLGVLHQNLDDDELVAEIERVKRADELVIRREDVVTAAPEQTIDEVDAMMEHEGVSGAPVVDDDDTVLGIISGTDIRPYLEVGEEDTVREAMTDEVITASEDVDARDALELMYEHKIERVPIVDEDDRLVGLVTMQGILARREHEDAARDDEGGLRVGVAVGPFDVERAKAADGAGADVVFIDCAHAHNLNVIDSAREIKAEIDADVVVGNVGTAEAAEDIVDFADGIKVGIGPGSICTTRVVSGAGMPQITAVSQVADVAADYDVPVIADGGIRYSGDAAKAFAAGADAVMLGSYFAGTDEAPGRVITMNGKKYKQYRGMGSVGAMQSGGGERYLKEDDEDEEYVPEGVEAATPYKGPLASELHQLVGGIQSGMGYVGAATIAEFKNDSEFVRVSSAGQTEGHAHDVMITDEAPNYSPGDN
- the coaBC gene encoding bifunctional phosphopantothenoylcysteine decarboxylase/phosphopantothenate--cysteine ligase CoaBC, with amino-acid sequence MLEGVNVALGVTGSIAAVKVVELAHELRRRGASVRAVMSESARGIVHPWAVEFATERDVVTEITGAVEHVELCGVEGWADVYLVAPATANTVGKMAAAVDDTPVTTTATTALGAGVPVVVAPAMHEPMYDHPGVLESIERVESWGVDFVDPRVEEGKAKIASVDAICLDVARAAGDRPLDGDHVVVTSGATSERIDPVRVLTNRASGRTGRAVARACYVRGADVTLVHDGEDVPYAAVTHVESAEEMLDAVLEACADADAVCSVAAISDYTVEPAEEKIRSGGELVLELAPTPKLLDAVREAHPDLTLVGFKAETSGDDDAMVAQARRIMERAGLAFVVANDASVMGREETRALVVRADGYEEYTGTKDGLGLRVADELAAER
- a CDS encoding FAD-dependent oxidoreductase, yielding MSDSTPRPSVVVVGGGVAGLNAALYTARAGFETTVVNAGESILRRNGHLENVPGFPAGVNSRTFLDLLEEQATEAGADLVTGEVVSLRRSEGRFVADTAGDEAYAGDYAIAATKSNPGYLDGFDLDRDQHGSKTYVRADDRGRTDVAGLYVAGRLAAEPHQAAIVAGHGAKVGLSVVEDSDVPYYHDWVAPEGYFTGRGRDVPPGVEEIDEGERAERERDAMARMREAFDERHPEEPTMHPSVADDADE